In one window of Macadamia integrifolia cultivar HAES 741 chromosome 2, SCU_Mint_v3, whole genome shotgun sequence DNA:
- the LOC122058715 gene encoding cyclin-dependent protein kinase inhibitor SMR2-like, whose protein sequence is MSTDLELQHSLPEIRLRPISTAAAAAAAAVEEVETQQPSPNEAIENSVNHRDGRGGDVIEEEKEEEEECRTPTSEDHKIPVMRSCPPAPKKQRKVASCKRKLSDELYFFEIVGRDEVESFFRSSSSFNIKKRCCSNSKSKSRKNSKSE, encoded by the coding sequence ATGTCTACAGATCTTGAATTGCAGCATAGTTTGCCGGAGATCCGTCTACGGCCTATTTCCACCGCCGCTGCTGCTGCCGCTGCCGCCGTTGAGGAGGTGGAAACACAACAACCTTCGCCTAATGAAGCAATTGAGAATTCTGTGAATCACAGAGATGGCCGGGGTGGTGATgttattgaagaagaaaaagaagaagaagaagaatgtcgAACGCCGACGTCGGAAGATCACAAGATACCGGTGATGCGAAGCTGCCCACCTGCaccaaagaaacaaagaaaggtGGCGTCTTGTAAGAGGAAATTATCAGATGAATTGTACTTCTTCGAAATCGTGGGTCGCGACGAAGTTGAATCTTTTTTCAGATCATCTTCCAGTTTCAATATCAAGAAGAGATGCTGTTCcaattccaaatccaaatccaggaAGAACAGCAAGTCTGAGTGA